A genomic region of Melopsittacus undulatus isolate bMelUnd1 chromosome 5, bMelUnd1.mat.Z, whole genome shotgun sequence contains the following coding sequences:
- the IL21 gene encoding interleukin-21, whose translation MGRMIILCILFLSSSMALTAAPYKTAKYKQLLKTIKLLESSVKDKDVELLHTPENPVDGCIFTAVTCFQKGTLKLQPENSQVNSTFIQTIKILKRFSFSDPGQPCESSCESYEKKKPKEFLTSFAKLIKKLFKD comes from the exons ATGGGGAGGATGATTATTTTATGTATACTTTTCTTGAGTTCCAGCATGGCACTGACTGCAGCCCCatacaaaacagcaaaatacaaaCAGCTTCTGAAGACAATTAAACTGTTAGAAAGCTCAGTGAAAGATAAG GATGTTGAACTGCTGCATACACCAGAAAACCCTGTG GATGGATGCATCTTCACAGCTGTGACCTGCTTCCAGAAGGGCACACTGAAATTACAACCAGAAAACAGCCAAGTAAATTCTACATTCATCCAAACCATTAAAATCTTAAAAAGATTTTCCTTCAGTGACCCTGGACAG CCATGCGAGTCTTCATGTGAAtcttatgagaaaaaaaaacccaaggagtTTTTGACCAGCTTTGCAAAACTAATCAAAAAG TTATTCAAGGATTAA